A single Xylanimonas cellulosilytica DSM 15894 DNA region contains:
- a CDS encoding AI-2E family transporter translates to MTDDTAALPRPRTAVLFEPRNVWRTGLVVLGLIALAAVVLQVLRAGSSLLFIVFTAWFVSLAMEPAVSRLARRMPRGAATGVVMLGVLGFVALFSALFGNLVVQQVTSLVETIPSLVDQALDYVDQQFGVRYSLDDLLAQVQQNAGSAASVAGTVAGGILSFVGALAGAVGTFFIFALLLFYLSADGPRLRRWIASLFPPRAQEATLVVWDTMAEKTGRYVGARLVLATVNGTLSAIVFAIIGLPSWLALALWTGIVAQFIPAIGTYISIALPVLVGALSPNPWLGLIVLGWGVLYQQVENLTFEPRISARAVNVNPAVSFSSVILGTSMFGVAGALLAIPVVAMLLALLDLYRTRYELVPALAEPGSAAAGDDDEPADDAGEATPQDEGPPRAQQPDA, encoded by the coding sequence ATGACCGACGACACCGCAGCACTGCCCCGGCCCCGCACGGCGGTCCTCTTCGAGCCGCGCAACGTCTGGCGCACCGGCCTCGTCGTCCTCGGCCTGATCGCGCTGGCCGCCGTCGTGCTGCAGGTGCTCCGGGCCGGCAGTTCGCTGCTGTTCATCGTGTTCACCGCCTGGTTCGTCTCGCTCGCGATGGAGCCGGCGGTCAGCCGGCTGGCCCGGCGCATGCCCCGCGGAGCCGCCACCGGTGTGGTGATGCTCGGCGTCCTCGGCTTCGTCGCCCTCTTCAGCGCGCTGTTCGGCAACCTCGTGGTCCAGCAGGTGACCTCCCTGGTGGAGACCATCCCCAGCCTCGTGGACCAGGCCCTCGACTACGTCGACCAGCAGTTCGGCGTCCGCTACTCGCTGGACGACCTGCTCGCCCAGGTGCAGCAGAACGCGGGCAGCGCGGCGAGCGTCGCGGGCACGGTCGCCGGGGGGATCCTCAGCTTCGTCGGGGCGCTCGCGGGCGCCGTCGGCACGTTCTTCATCTTCGCCCTGCTGCTGTTCTACCTGTCCGCGGACGGGCCGCGGCTGCGGCGCTGGATCGCCTCGCTGTTCCCGCCGCGCGCACAGGAGGCGACGCTCGTCGTCTGGGACACCATGGCGGAGAAGACGGGCCGCTACGTCGGTGCCCGCCTGGTGCTCGCCACGGTGAACGGGACGCTCTCGGCGATCGTCTTCGCCATCATCGGCCTGCCGTCCTGGCTGGCGCTGGCCCTGTGGACGGGCATCGTCGCCCAGTTCATCCCGGCCATCGGTACCTACATCTCGATCGCGCTGCCGGTGCTCGTGGGGGCGCTGAGCCCGAACCCGTGGCTGGGGCTCATCGTGCTCGGCTGGGGTGTGCTCTACCAGCAGGTGGAGAACCTCACCTTCGAGCCGCGCATCAGCGCGCGGGCCGTGAACGTGAACCCGGCGGTGAGCTTCTCCTCCGTCATCCTCGGAACCTCGATGTTCGGCGTCGCGGGTGCGCTGCTGGCCATCCCCGTCGTCGCGATGCTGCTCGCGCTGCTCGACCTGTACCGCACGCGGTACGAGCTCGTCCCCGCGCTGGCGGAGCCGGGGTCCGCGGCGGCCGGAGACGACGACGAGCCCGCCGACGACGCCGGCGAGGCCACGCCCCAGGACGAAGGGCCCCCGCGCGCGCAGCAGCCGGACGCGTGA
- a CDS encoding ABC transporter ATP-binding protein yields the protein MGGMAAPAPGTVPGPTTTPVPDAARIAGSPDQPVLRRIATLLAPYRAQLLLVGLAVIVSASLTSVAPFLTRAVFDDALFPAGPDGVVGPPDLDLLYWLIGGLVAIPLVSALIGVGQTYLTTRIGNGAMADLRVALFAHLEKMELAFFTSTRTGDIQSRLANDVGGVKNVLTSTATTILQNVVTVIAAFVAMVLLSWQLTIITLVLMPVFMVIQVRVGKRRKVLQRRTQESLSEMTAITEESLGVSGVLLAKVFNRTDVEVERYRRENRRQTRLQVKNAMTGQTFFSIVSTFFGLTPAIVYLVAGLLINGGTLVGGAVLSAGTIIAFTTLQARLQQPLVQLMRVTLDIQTSFALFARLFEYLDLEPAIRDRPGARVLGKDEVRGDVELREVWFRYPSTRAASAPAGSAPRPDGGGGRGRGGGGGRGARGRSGRGYRALEVPVVAAITDAAGANVLPPSSAPGLAAAVPVDDPLPVPAPHPVVELVESTQTSDGRVVSTGSTTGDRGVVSTGSTTEGGSTTGGGLPDDEKWALADLSLTVRAGQLAALVGPSGSGKTTLTYLVPRLHEVTRGAVLVDGVDVRDMTLGSLADVVGMVTQEPYMFHGTITENLRYARADATDAEIVEACRAANIHDRIMSFADGYETITGERGFRLSGGEKQRLSIARVLIKDPKILILDEATSALDTATERLVQEALERAMADRTTFAIAHRLSTIMNADVIFGIADGRLVEQGTHAELLERGGLYARLYAEQFGGGQVEARLADAVRFTDGSLLAEAWGHPKPDVPV from the coding sequence ATGGGGGGCATGGCTGCCCCCGCCCCCGGCACCGTCCCCGGCCCGACGACGACGCCCGTGCCCGACGCCGCGCGCATCGCCGGCAGCCCCGACCAACCGGTGCTGCGCCGCATCGCCACCCTGCTCGCGCCGTACCGGGCGCAGCTGCTGCTCGTCGGCCTCGCCGTCATCGTCAGCGCAAGCCTGACGAGCGTCGCCCCGTTCCTCACCCGGGCCGTGTTCGACGACGCGCTGTTCCCCGCCGGGCCTGACGGCGTCGTCGGGCCGCCCGACCTGGACCTGCTGTACTGGCTGATCGGCGGCCTGGTCGCCATCCCGCTCGTCAGCGCGCTCATCGGCGTCGGGCAGACGTACCTGACCACCCGCATCGGCAACGGGGCCATGGCGGACCTGCGGGTCGCGCTGTTCGCGCACCTGGAGAAGATGGAGCTCGCGTTCTTCACGAGCACGCGCACGGGGGACATCCAGTCGCGGCTGGCGAACGACGTCGGCGGAGTCAAGAACGTGCTCACCAGCACCGCGACGACGATCCTCCAGAACGTCGTCACGGTGATCGCGGCGTTCGTGGCCATGGTGCTGCTGAGCTGGCAGCTCACCATCATCACGCTGGTGCTGATGCCGGTGTTCATGGTCATCCAGGTCCGGGTCGGCAAGCGGCGCAAGGTGCTGCAGAGGCGCACGCAGGAGTCGTTGTCGGAGATGACGGCGATCACCGAGGAGTCCCTCGGCGTGTCCGGGGTGCTGCTCGCGAAGGTGTTCAACCGCACCGACGTCGAGGTGGAGCGGTACCGGCGCGAGAACCGCCGCCAGACCCGGCTGCAGGTCAAGAACGCCATGACCGGCCAGACGTTCTTCTCGATCGTCTCGACGTTCTTCGGCCTGACGCCGGCGATCGTCTACCTGGTGGCCGGCCTGCTCATCAACGGCGGCACGCTCGTGGGCGGGGCCGTGCTGAGCGCCGGCACGATCATCGCGTTCACCACGCTCCAGGCGCGGCTCCAGCAGCCGCTCGTGCAGCTCATGCGCGTGACCCTCGACATCCAGACGTCGTTCGCGCTGTTCGCGCGACTCTTCGAGTACCTCGACCTCGAACCGGCCATCCGGGACCGCCCCGGCGCGCGCGTGCTCGGCAAGGACGAGGTGCGTGGCGACGTCGAGCTCCGCGAGGTGTGGTTCCGCTACCCGTCGACGCGCGCGGCCTCCGCCCCCGCCGGGTCCGCTCCGAGGCCCGACGGCGGTGGCGGTCGTGGGCGCGGCGGCGGTGGCGGGCGCGGCGCGCGGGGGCGTTCCGGCCGCGGCTACCGGGCCCTGGAGGTGCCCGTCGTCGCTGCCATCACCGACGCCGCGGGGGCCAACGTGCTGCCGCCGTCGTCGGCGCCCGGGCTGGCGGCGGCGGTCCCGGTGGACGACCCGCTCCCGGTCCCCGCGCCGCACCCGGTGGTTGAGCTTGTCGAATCCACCCAGACGTCGGACGGAAGGGTGGTTTCGACAGGCTCAACCACCGGGGACCGTGGGGTGGTTTCGACGGGCTCAACCACCGAGGGCGGCTCAACCACCGGGGGTGGCCTCCCCGACGACGAGAAGTGGGCGCTCGCGGACCTCTCGCTGACGGTGCGGGCGGGGCAGCTCGCCGCGCTCGTGGGCCCGTCCGGTTCGGGCAAGACGACGCTGACGTACCTGGTGCCGCGCCTGCACGAGGTGACGCGCGGGGCGGTGCTCGTCGACGGGGTGGACGTGCGGGACATGACCCTGGGAAGCCTCGCCGACGTCGTCGGCATGGTGACGCAGGAGCCCTACATGTTCCACGGCACGATCACGGAGAACCTGCGGTACGCACGGGCCGACGCGACCGACGCGGAGATCGTCGAGGCGTGCCGCGCGGCCAACATCCACGACCGCATCATGAGCTTCGCCGACGGGTACGAGACCATCACCGGGGAGCGCGGCTTCCGGCTCTCCGGCGGGGAGAAGCAGCGCCTGTCGATCGCGCGCGTGCTCATCAAGGACCCGAAGATCCTCATCCTGGACGAGGCGACGTCGGCCCTCGACACCGCGACCGAGCGGCTGGTGCAGGAGGCGCTGGAGCGGGCCATGGCCGACCGGACGACGTTCGCGATCGCGCACCGGCTGTCCACGATCATGAACGCCGACGTCATCTTCGGGATCGCGGACGGGCGGCTCGTCGAGCAGGGCACCCATGCCGAGCTGCTGGAACGCGGCGGCCTGTACGCGCGGCTCTACGCCGAGCAGTTCGGGGGCGGGCAGGTCGAGGCGCGCCTCGCGGACGCGGTGCGGTTCACCGACGGATCACTTCTCGCCGAGGCGTGGGGGCACCCGAAGCCCGACGTGCCGGTCTGA
- a CDS encoding sensor histidine kinase yields the protein MTSTDASTLEERIAPALTSAAGFTRAPFSAATGRALAQLVVGWVWAMTAGLTLWICVVTFASFVPALGVGLPLLAFSLGAARLYGASERSRLAAQLPVRIADPAPLGVRTSTLREAWHAMWAAIRDGRGWAATAYAFLSLALTSVIVGLVTAAAGAAVAAIALVFAGRDTVVVEWLSTPWPLTVGIALALAVVLLWSAALLAQYGALLQVQLAQALLGPSRAEAAQARARLAEQHAQTAAAEASTARERAVVLTETRAGAVAAADSERRRIERDLHDGAQQRLVALGVELGVAKRQAERDPAAAAAALDHAHTEIKETLAELRDLVRGIHPAVLADRGLDAALSALAARSTVPVRVQVDGDLAAAGPAAQAAAYFVVAEALTNVAKHSAASSALVTAALAPDGAGGCRLRVAVADDGRGGATAAPGSGLAGLRGRVAALDGTFDLDSPAGAGTRLTVEVPCAS from the coding sequence ATGACCAGCACAGACGCCTCGACGCTCGAGGAGCGCATCGCGCCCGCGCTCACCAGCGCGGCGGGGTTCACGCGCGCGCCGTTCAGCGCCGCCACCGGGCGTGCGCTCGCGCAGCTCGTCGTCGGGTGGGTGTGGGCGATGACGGCCGGCCTGACGTTGTGGATCTGCGTCGTGACGTTCGCGTCCTTCGTCCCGGCCCTCGGCGTCGGGCTCCCGCTGCTCGCCTTCTCCCTCGGGGCGGCCCGGCTCTACGGCGCCTCGGAGCGGTCGCGGCTCGCCGCCCAGCTGCCCGTGCGCATCGCCGACCCGGCCCCGCTCGGGGTGCGCACCAGCACCCTGCGCGAGGCGTGGCACGCCATGTGGGCCGCGATCCGCGACGGCCGCGGCTGGGCAGCGACCGCGTACGCGTTCCTGTCGCTGGCGCTCACCTCCGTCATCGTCGGCCTCGTGACCGCCGCCGCGGGTGCCGCCGTCGCCGCGATCGCCCTGGTCTTCGCCGGACGGGACACCGTCGTCGTCGAGTGGCTGAGCACGCCGTGGCCCCTGACCGTCGGCATCGCCCTCGCCCTCGCCGTCGTGCTGCTGTGGTCCGCCGCCCTGCTCGCCCAGTACGGCGCGCTGCTGCAGGTGCAGCTCGCGCAGGCCCTCCTCGGTCCCTCGCGGGCCGAGGCCGCCCAGGCGCGCGCCCGGCTCGCCGAGCAGCACGCGCAGACCGCCGCCGCCGAGGCCAGCACCGCCCGCGAGCGCGCCGTCGTCCTCACCGAGACCCGCGCCGGCGCCGTCGCCGCGGCCGACTCCGAACGCCGCCGCATCGAGCGCGACCTGCACGACGGCGCCCAGCAGCGCCTGGTGGCCCTCGGCGTCGAGCTCGGGGTGGCCAAGCGGCAGGCCGAGAGGGACCCCGCCGCAGCGGCCGCCGCCCTCGACCACGCGCACACCGAGATCAAGGAGACCCTCGCCGAGCTGCGCGACCTGGTGCGAGGCATCCACCCCGCCGTGCTCGCCGACCGCGGCCTCGACGCGGCCCTGTCCGCCCTCGCCGCCCGCAGCACCGTCCCCGTGCGTGTCCAGGTCGACGGCGACCTCGCCGCCGCCGGACCCGCCGCGCAGGCCGCCGCCTACTTCGTCGTCGCCGAGGCCCTGACCAACGTGGCCAAGCACTCCGCCGCGTCGTCGGCGCTCGTCACCGCCGCGCTCGCACCCGACGGCGCAGGCGGCTGCCGGCTGCGCGTCGCCGTCGCCGACGACGGACGCGGCGGCGCCACCGCCGCACCCGGCAGCGGGCTCGCCGGACTGCGTGGACGCGTCGCCGCCCTCGACGGCACCTTCGACCTCGACAGCCCGGCCGGAGCCGGCACCCGACTGACCGTGGAGGTCCCGTGCGCATCGTGA
- a CDS encoding response regulator — protein MRIVIAEDSVLLLDGLTRLLTAEGHDVVGHTTADALVRALADGDLPDLIVTDVRMPPSHTDEGLRAAVHLRSLHPTLPVLVLSQYVEQRYASELFAAGARGLGYVLKDRVADVDEFLDAVARVSSGGTVLDPEVVTQVLARSRSTGLETLTPREHEVLALMAEGRSNSAIAERLVVGAAAVEKHVTNILTKLGLPPDADDHRRVLAVLRYLDQNGNRS, from the coding sequence GTGCGCATCGTGATCGCGGAGGACTCCGTCCTCCTCCTCGACGGCCTCACCCGCCTGCTCACCGCGGAAGGGCACGACGTCGTCGGCCACACCACCGCCGACGCGCTGGTCCGGGCGCTCGCGGACGGCGACCTGCCCGACCTGATCGTCACCGACGTCCGGATGCCGCCGTCGCACACCGACGAGGGCCTGCGCGCCGCCGTGCACCTGCGGTCGCTGCACCCCACCCTGCCCGTGCTGGTGCTCTCGCAGTACGTCGAGCAGCGCTACGCGTCCGAGCTGTTCGCGGCCGGGGCGCGCGGGCTGGGCTACGTGCTCAAGGACCGGGTGGCCGACGTCGACGAGTTCCTCGACGCCGTCGCGCGGGTGTCGAGCGGTGGCACCGTGCTCGACCCCGAGGTTGTCACGCAGGTCCTGGCCCGCAGCCGCTCGACCGGGCTGGAGACGCTCACGCCGCGCGAGCACGAGGTGCTCGCGCTCATGGCAGAGGGGCGCTCCAACTCCGCGATCGCGGAGCGCCTCGTCGTCGGCGCCGCCGCCGTCGAGAAGCACGTCACGAACATCCTCACCAAGCTCGGCCTGCCGCCCGACGCCGACGACCACCGCCGGGTGCTCGCCGTGCTCCGGTATCTCGACCAGAACGGAAACCGATCATGA
- a CDS encoding DUF4097 family beta strand repeat-containing protein, producing MSNDQQPPYGGFPQQPAGFPQEPAGGLTPQPGAGYPQQPGTGYPPQPGAGYPPPGPGGYPPAPAPAPRSRRKVFLVGGLILGVLLIAQAAVLLVDLTLSKTETTHRTYDAVSVVELVADGAVNVAAAEGDIEVDAVAHSGIRAPRYSVQEQGDRLVVTHRCGPWSWGTWRCSGGLDVTLPADTEVVVRTSNGDVVASGLAGDANLRTSNGRIEALRIDGRLTARTSNGSIAVRDAGGDVEARTSNGSVEVARVGGSLEAETSNGRVDVRDVAGDARATASNGRIDVEQVGGNVFARTSNGPVTVRGSGDPVRLTIDTSNGSQTIEGATDPAATRTVEIRSSNGDVAYLAP from the coding sequence ATGAGCAACGACCAGCAGCCGCCCTACGGTGGGTTCCCGCAGCAGCCCGCAGGGTTCCCGCAGGAGCCCGCCGGAGGGCTGACGCCGCAGCCCGGTGCGGGCTATCCGCAGCAGCCTGGCACGGGGTACCCGCCGCAGCCGGGTGCGGGCTACCCGCCGCCGGGCCCGGGTGGCTACCCGCCGGCCCCGGCGCCCGCGCCGCGCTCGCGCCGCAAGGTGTTCCTGGTCGGTGGGCTCATCCTCGGGGTGCTGCTCATCGCGCAGGCGGCCGTGCTGCTCGTCGACCTGACCCTGTCGAAGACGGAGACGACGCACCGGACGTACGACGCCGTCTCCGTCGTCGAGCTCGTCGCCGACGGCGCGGTCAACGTCGCCGCGGCCGAGGGAGACATCGAGGTGGACGCCGTCGCCCATTCCGGGATCCGCGCTCCCCGCTACAGCGTGCAGGAGCAGGGCGACCGGCTCGTCGTCACGCACCGGTGCGGACCCTGGAGCTGGGGCACATGGCGTTGCTCGGGCGGGCTGGACGTGACCCTGCCCGCGGACACCGAGGTCGTCGTGCGCACCTCCAACGGCGACGTCGTCGCCTCCGGACTGGCGGGGGACGCGAACCTGCGCACCAGCAACGGTCGCATCGAGGCGCTGCGCATCGACGGCCGCCTGACCGCCCGCACGTCCAACGGCTCGATCGCGGTGCGCGACGCCGGCGGGGACGTCGAGGCGAGGACGTCCAACGGTTCCGTCGAGGTGGCCCGCGTGGGCGGCTCGCTCGAGGCGGAGACGAGCAACGGCCGCGTCGACGTGCGCGATGTGGCGGGCGACGCCCGCGCGACCGCCAGCAACGGTCGTATCGACGTCGAGCAGGTGGGCGGGAACGTGTTCGCGCGCACCAGCAACGGCCCCGTGACGGTACGGGGGTCGGGTGACCCCGTGCGGCTGACGATCGACACGTCGAACGGCAGCCAGACCATCGAGGGCGCGACCGACCCGGCCGCGACCCGCACGGTCGAGATCCGCTCCTCGAACGGAGACGTGGCCTACCTGGCCCCGTGA
- a CDS encoding phytoene desaturase family protein, protein MVTSRWEAHVEDAVVVGSGPGGLAAAVTLARAGLRVTVLEANESVGGGARTLDLGLAPGLVHDVCSAVHPMAWASPFFRAFDLRAHGVELLTPEVSYAQPLDGRSAAVAYRSLDLTVDALGADGGAWASLVGAASAQWEAVTSLAMGDKRSIPPGLGSAGALLGAARFGLGVLEQGTPVWGRRWRTPEAAALLTGVAAHSITPLPSLAGAGTALLLAALAHAGPPLAAPPHPVVEPVETTPTPDGRVVSTSSTTGFGVVSTGSTTGGGGVVSTGSTHRVSTGSATEGSTTDEGGGWAIPRGGSQAISDALVADLRAHGGDVVTGVRVRSRDDLPAARAYLFDTTPRTLLDVVGDDVPPEVRRPLAAFRHGNAAAKVDFVLNGPVPWADPDGVGAIARAGTVHVGGTREQMAFAEAEVAAGRHAERPMMLVSDPTVVDESRAVGGLRPLWTYAHVPAGSDVDVTDAVTAQLERFAPGFRDVVVTSRCVPAAQMEHHNQNYVGGDISAGAVTMWQMIARPTLRANPYRAAGGVYLCSAATPPGPGVHGMPGYHAARRALREVFGIRIPAL, encoded by the coding sequence ATGGTGACCTCACGCTGGGAGGCACACGTGGAAGACGCCGTCGTCGTCGGCTCCGGGCCGGGCGGGCTCGCCGCGGCCGTGACGCTCGCACGGGCCGGGTTGCGCGTCACCGTGCTCGAGGCCAACGAGTCCGTGGGCGGAGGCGCCCGGACGCTCGACCTCGGGCTGGCCCCCGGCCTCGTCCACGACGTCTGCTCCGCGGTGCACCCGATGGCGTGGGCGTCCCCGTTCTTCCGGGCGTTCGACCTGCGGGCGCACGGCGTCGAGCTGCTCACCCCCGAGGTCTCGTACGCGCAGCCGCTCGACGGGCGGTCGGCGGCGGTCGCGTACCGGTCGCTCGACCTGACGGTCGACGCGCTCGGGGCCGACGGCGGTGCGTGGGCCTCGCTCGTCGGCGCGGCGTCGGCGCAGTGGGAGGCGGTGACCAGCCTCGCGATGGGCGACAAGCGGTCGATCCCGCCAGGGCTCGGCTCGGCCGGGGCCCTGCTCGGCGCGGCACGGTTCGGGCTCGGGGTGCTAGAGCAGGGCACCCCCGTGTGGGGGCGCCGCTGGCGCACCCCGGAGGCAGCGGCCCTGCTGACCGGCGTGGCCGCACACTCGATCACGCCGCTGCCCTCGCTCGCCGGCGCCGGGACGGCCCTGCTCCTCGCGGCCCTCGCCCACGCGGGTCCTCCATTGGCCGCTCCCCCGCACCCGGTGGTTGAGCCTGTCGAAACCACCCCGACGCCGGACGGAAGGGTGGTTTCGACAAGCTCAACCACCGGGTTTGGGGTGGTTTCGACAGGCTCAACCACCGGGGGCGGTGGGGTGGTTTCGACAGGCTCAACCCACCGGGTTTCGACAGGCTCAGCCACCGAGGGCTCAACCACCGACGAGGGCGGCGGCTGGGCGATCCCGCGGGGCGGGTCGCAGGCCATCTCGGACGCGCTCGTCGCCGATCTGCGCGCGCACGGCGGCGACGTCGTCACCGGGGTGCGCGTGCGGTCCCGCGACGACCTGCCCGCCGCCCGCGCCTACCTGTTCGACACCACCCCGCGCACGCTGCTCGACGTCGTCGGCGACGACGTGCCGCCCGAGGTCCGGCGCCCACTGGCCGCGTTCCGGCACGGCAACGCCGCCGCGAAGGTCGACTTCGTGCTGAACGGCCCCGTGCCGTGGGCGGACCCCGACGGCGTCGGGGCGATCGCGCGCGCCGGGACCGTCCACGTGGGCGGCACCCGTGAGCAGATGGCGTTCGCGGAGGCAGAGGTCGCGGCCGGGCGGCACGCCGAGCGACCGATGATGCTGGTCAGCGACCCGACCGTCGTGGACGAGTCGCGCGCCGTGGGCGGGCTGCGGCCGCTGTGGACGTACGCGCACGTGCCCGCCGGCTCCGACGTCGACGTCACCGACGCCGTGACCGCGCAGCTCGAACGGTTCGCCCCCGGGTTCCGCGACGTCGTCGTCACCTCGCGGTGCGTGCCCGCGGCGCAGATGGAGCACCACAACCAGAACTACGTGGGCGGCGACATCTCGGCCGGCGCCGTGACGATGTGGCAGATGATCGCGCGGCCGACGCTGCGCGCGAACCCGTACCGCGCGGCGGGCGGCGTCTACCTCTGCTCGGCGGCGACTCCGCCCGGGCCGGGCGTGCACGGCATGCCCGGCTACCACGCGGCCCGCCGAGCGCTGCGCGAGGTCTTCGGCATCCGGATCCCGGCGCTGTAG
- a CDS encoding Sir2 family NAD-dependent protein deacetylase produces the protein MPSAPRPLAPTYQQRTWTLPPDAVVHHGTVDDAADLLRGRTFTALTGAGISTDSGIPDYRSPDSPPRNPMTYEQFVGDEAFRRHYWARNHVGWQHVRRTRPNDGHRALAALEAAGIVRGVITQNVDLLHEDAGSRRVIDLHGRYDRVACLTCGRVISRARLAERLDALNPHFLDTVLAEGLTVSDIEVAPDADAVVEQTSHFVPAPCEFCGGVLKPEIVYFGETVPRERVERAYAMVDDADALVVAGTSLTVMSGLRFVRHAAKRGTPVVIINRGPTRGDPLATLKLDAGTTETLTTLAATLTSR, from the coding sequence GTGCCTTCCGCCCCGCGGCCGCTCGCCCCGACCTACCAGCAGCGCACGTGGACGCTCCCGCCGGACGCCGTCGTGCACCACGGCACGGTCGACGACGCCGCGGACCTGCTGCGCGGCCGGACGTTCACCGCGCTGACGGGCGCGGGCATCTCCACCGACTCGGGGATCCCCGACTACCGCTCCCCCGACTCCCCGCCGCGCAACCCGATGACGTACGAGCAGTTCGTGGGCGACGAGGCGTTCCGCCGCCACTACTGGGCGCGCAACCACGTCGGATGGCAGCACGTGCGCCGCACCCGACCCAACGACGGGCACCGGGCGCTCGCCGCGCTCGAGGCCGCCGGGATCGTGCGCGGCGTCATCACGCAGAACGTCGACCTGCTGCACGAGGACGCCGGCTCGCGCCGCGTGATCGACCTGCACGGACGCTACGACCGCGTCGCCTGCCTCACCTGCGGCCGGGTCATCTCGCGCGCGCGCCTCGCCGAGCGGCTCGACGCGCTCAACCCGCACTTCCTCGACACCGTGCTCGCCGAGGGCCTGACCGTCAGCGACATCGAGGTCGCGCCCGACGCCGACGCCGTCGTCGAGCAGACCTCGCACTTCGTGCCCGCACCCTGCGAGTTCTGCGGGGGCGTCCTCAAGCCGGAGATCGTCTACTTCGGGGAGACCGTGCCGCGCGAGCGCGTCGAGCGGGCGTACGCGATGGTCGACGACGCCGATGCTCTCGTCGTCGCCGGCACGTCCCTGACCGTGATGAGCGGCCTCCGCTTCGTCCGCCACGCCGCGAAGAGGGGAACACCGGTCGTCATCATCAACCGGGGCCCCACCCGAGGCGACCCCCTGGCAACCCTCAAGCTCGACGCAGGCACCACAGAAACCCTCACCACCCTCGCCGCCACCCTGACCTCCCGCTGA